The Nocardia arthritidis genome has a window encoding:
- a CDS encoding helix-turn-helix transcriptional regulator, whose amino-acid sequence MTSATEQHLRDLARLRRVRDRIDREYAQPLDVESLARDAHMSAGHLSRQFRLAYGESPYGYLMTRRIERAMALLRRGDMSVTEVCFAVGCSSLGTFSTRFTELVGVAPSVYRRDAALATAGMPSCVAKQVTRPIRNREAPVTSQQLT is encoded by the coding sequence GTGACATCCGCTACGGAGCAGCACCTGCGTGATCTGGCCCGGTTGCGCCGCGTCCGGGACCGGATCGACCGCGAATACGCGCAGCCGCTGGACGTCGAATCGCTCGCCAGGGATGCGCACATGTCGGCGGGCCACCTCAGCCGCCAGTTCCGGCTCGCCTACGGCGAATCGCCGTACGGCTATCTGATGACGCGGCGCATCGAGCGCGCGATGGCGCTGCTGCGGCGCGGTGATATGAGCGTCACCGAGGTCTGTTTCGCGGTCGGGTGTTCGTCGCTCGGCACCTTCAGCACCCGTTTCACCGAATTGGTCGGCGTCGCGCCGAGCGTCTACCGGCGCGACGCCGCGCTCGCGACTGCCGGGATGCCGTCGTGCGTCGCGAAGCAGGTAACCAGACCGATCAGAAATCGAGAAGCTCCGGTTACCTCACAGCAACTAACGTGA
- a CDS encoding VOC family protein produces the protein MDISIDASFLPQRDPDAALEFYRDILGFEVRNDVGYNGMRWITVGPVGQPDTSIVLYPPEANPGITEDERRVIAEMMAKGTFGHIILSAKDLDTVYEKVRARGAEVVQEPTEQPYGVRDCAFRDPSGNLVRINEQS, from the coding sequence ATGGATATCAGCATCGACGCCAGCTTTCTTCCGCAGCGGGATCCGGACGCCGCGCTGGAGTTCTATCGCGACATCCTCGGTTTCGAAGTGCGCAACGACGTGGGTTACAACGGGATGCGCTGGATCACCGTCGGCCCGGTCGGTCAGCCGGATACCTCGATCGTGCTGTATCCGCCGGAGGCGAATCCCGGTATCACCGAGGACGAGCGCCGGGTGATCGCGGAGATGATGGCGAAGGGCACGTTCGGGCATATCATCCTGTCCGCCAAAGACCTCGACACCGTCTACGAAAAGGTGCGGGCCCGCGGCGCCGAGGTGGTGCAGGAGCCGACCGAGCAGCCGTACGGGGTCCGTGACTGCGCGTTCCGTGATCCGTCGGGCAACCTGGTCCGCATCAACGAGCAGAGCTGA
- a CDS encoding LLM class F420-dependent oxidoreductase: protein MQIGVNTFVTDEGISGPKLGVALEERGFESLFVAEHSHIPASRQSPYPGGGELPRVYYRAMDPFVALGAIAAVTERLVLGTGVTLLIQRDVIHTAKEVATLDVISNGRVVFGVGVGWNLEEMADHGTDPRTRGALLDEQLRAIRQIWTEDLAEFHGRFIDFDPMYAWPKPVRQPPIYIGGGEAAVRRAIRHGAGWLPIAVTDPAEVPAQLAPLAGRDLPITVLGAAPVPALLDAYAEAGAERVTLVLPGLPESETLRTLDKFAKVAERYLS, encoded by the coding sequence ATGCAGATAGGTGTGAACACCTTCGTCACCGATGAGGGCATCAGCGGTCCGAAACTCGGCGTCGCGCTGGAAGAGCGCGGATTCGAATCGCTGTTCGTCGCGGAGCATTCGCATATCCCGGCGAGCAGACAGAGCCCCTATCCCGGCGGCGGCGAACTGCCGCGGGTGTATTACCGCGCGATGGATCCGTTCGTCGCCCTCGGCGCCATCGCGGCCGTCACCGAGCGGCTGGTGCTCGGTACCGGGGTCACCCTGCTGATCCAGCGCGATGTCATCCACACCGCCAAGGAGGTCGCGACGCTCGACGTGATCTCCAACGGCCGCGTCGTCTTCGGCGTCGGCGTCGGCTGGAATCTGGAGGAGATGGCCGATCACGGCACCGACCCGCGCACCCGCGGCGCGCTACTGGACGAGCAGCTGCGGGCAATCCGGCAGATCTGGACCGAGGATCTCGCCGAATTCCACGGCCGCTTCATCGATTTCGATCCGATGTACGCCTGGCCGAAACCCGTCCGGCAGCCACCGATCTACATCGGCGGCGGGGAAGCCGCGGTGCGCCGGGCGATCCGGCACGGTGCCGGCTGGCTACCGATCGCGGTGACCGATCCCGCCGAGGTGCCCGCGCAATTGGCTCCGCTCGCGGGCCGGGATCTGCCGATCACGGTTCTCGGGGCCGCGCCGGTTCCGGCCCTGCTCGACGCGTACGCCGAGGCCGGGGCGGAGCGGGTGACCTTGGTGCTGCCGGGCCTCCCGGAATCGGAAACCCTGCGCACCCTCGACAAATTCGCGAAGGTCGCCGAGCGCTACCTGAGCTGA
- a CDS encoding threonine/serine exporter family protein, translating to MPDTDADGPPAYGALDFLTRLTVAMLESGSATDAVVDSVGRCAVALGVRGATVVTLGRVVTIDHAVGNRHAVTRVAMARSLDIFDCDRMRRLDRVAKTVIRERPETARATALLADALRARPPWPWWVVPGGGALLAVCIALQVGGSPTAAALAAVVLIAVNLIGRGVGRLRLPSMYTVAAQSAATVGLGAALYAAGLLPITGTAVLIATNWLLLMPIPQLLLIATDAVGTRGLTALERAASAGVAVIGIGVGGALALAASHRVVFDGPIHSELPVLPVWLALIFAILAAVGNAVFNRGGPDLLIPAAIEGLVTGAIYQVLVHAAEVKPLIAAPLTAVVLGFAAGIVADRFHLPVTAMALIGITGALLPGLTVYQGLISELFHRSGFGFFAQAVGICVALGAGAALGVALYVRSIRRV from the coding sequence ATGCCGGATACGGATGCCGACGGCCCGCCAGCGTACGGCGCGCTGGATTTCCTCACCCGGCTGACGGTGGCGATGCTGGAATCGGGATCCGCCACCGACGCCGTGGTCGACTCGGTCGGGCGCTGCGCCGTCGCGCTCGGCGTGCGCGGCGCGACCGTGGTGACGCTCGGTCGCGTCGTGACGATCGACCATGCGGTCGGCAATCGACATGCCGTCACCCGGGTCGCGATGGCGCGATCGCTCGATATCTTCGACTGTGACCGGATGCGGCGGCTGGATCGGGTCGCGAAGACGGTCATTCGGGAACGGCCCGAAACGGCAAGGGCCACCGCATTATTGGCGGATGCACTGCGCGCCCGGCCGCCGTGGCCGTGGTGGGTGGTGCCCGGCGGCGGCGCGCTGCTCGCGGTGTGCATCGCGCTGCAGGTCGGCGGTTCGCCCACGGCGGCGGCACTGGCGGCGGTCGTTTTGATCGCGGTGAATCTGATCGGTCGCGGCGTCGGCAGGCTGCGGTTGCCGTCGATGTACACCGTCGCCGCCCAGTCGGCGGCGACGGTGGGTCTGGGCGCTGCGCTGTATGCGGCCGGGCTGCTGCCGATCACCGGGACCGCGGTGCTCATCGCCACCAATTGGCTACTGCTCATGCCGATTCCGCAATTGCTGCTCATCGCGACCGATGCGGTCGGCACGCGCGGGCTCACCGCGCTGGAGCGCGCGGCGTCGGCGGGTGTGGCCGTGATCGGCATCGGCGTCGGCGGCGCGCTCGCCCTCGCCGCCTCACACCGGGTGGTCTTCGACGGGCCCATCCATTCGGAGCTGCCGGTGCTGCCGGTCTGGCTGGCGCTGATCTTCGCGATCCTCGCCGCGGTCGGCAATGCCGTATTCAACCGGGGCGGACCGGATCTGCTGATACCGGCCGCGATCGAGGGCCTGGTGACGGGCGCGATCTATCAGGTGCTCGTCCATGCCGCCGAGGTGAAACCGCTGATCGCCGCGCCGCTCACCGCGGTCGTGCTCGGATTCGCGGCCGGGATCGTCGCCGACCGGTTCCATCTGCCGGTCACCGCGATGGCGTTGATCGGCATCACCGGTGCGCTGCTGCCTGGTCTCACGGTGTATCAAGGACTCATCTCCGAACTGTTCCATCGGTCCGGTTTCGGATTCTTCGCGCAGGCGGTCGGCATCTGCGTCGCGTTGGGGGCCGGTGCGGCGCTCGGGGTCGCGCTTTATGTGCGATCGATCCGGCGGGTGTGA
- a CDS encoding PucR family transcriptional regulator, with protein sequence MSDSPVLDEFSEYFRSSLPAIARVMIVGVLDAVPDYRALPDDLVGEELPRATEANLRLFLRSVQEQRVPRQDELAELIAIAVRRARAGMALDTVLSVYHQGAAVAWNAIASAARTPEQREQLLAAVPFILGYLGAVTPGVAAAYVRERQDLHWEQREAKRAVAQALLQGNPVELLAERFGIALDGGFHVLVFRLAAEPDDEPGGVRPVLRIAQTEVDALSPRALSVLERGGGTVLLPTAESDAAAKLSGFVTRLSANAGARTVAGLATAASVADVATGAAEAAELALLARQLRRPTGIYRMSELALQYQLARPGPARAWLLGLLAPLLAHPHLLEALRALIAHDYNRQEAAASLVLHRNTLNYRLGRIATITGYDPGRPDHAQLFAAALTMRDLADAD encoded by the coding sequence GTGAGTGATTCCCCGGTACTCGATGAATTTTCCGAGTACTTCCGTTCGTCGTTGCCCGCCATCGCGCGCGTCATGATCGTCGGTGTGCTCGACGCGGTGCCCGACTATCGCGCGCTGCCCGATGATTTGGTCGGTGAGGAATTGCCGAGGGCGACCGAGGCGAACCTGCGCCTGTTCCTGCGGTCGGTGCAGGAGCAGCGGGTGCCGCGCCAGGACGAACTGGCCGAACTGATCGCCATCGCGGTGCGCCGGGCGCGGGCGGGAATGGCGCTGGACACCGTGCTTTCGGTGTATCACCAGGGCGCCGCGGTGGCCTGGAACGCCATCGCGTCGGCGGCGCGAACTCCGGAACAGCGCGAGCAGCTGCTGGCCGCGGTGCCGTTCATCCTGGGCTATCTGGGCGCGGTGACGCCCGGGGTCGCGGCGGCATACGTGCGGGAGCGCCAGGATCTGCACTGGGAGCAGCGCGAGGCCAAACGCGCGGTGGCGCAGGCGCTTTTGCAGGGCAACCCGGTCGAGCTGCTGGCCGAGCGGTTCGGCATCGCGCTCGACGGCGGTTTCCACGTGCTGGTCTTCCGGCTGGCGGCCGAGCCCGATGACGAACCCGGCGGCGTCCGGCCGGTGCTGCGCATCGCGCAGACCGAGGTGGACGCGCTCTCGCCGCGGGCGCTGAGCGTGCTGGAGCGCGGCGGCGGCACCGTCCTGCTGCCGACGGCCGAAAGCGATGCGGCCGCGAAGCTGAGCGGATTCGTGACCAGGTTGTCGGCGAATGCGGGCGCGCGCACTGTCGCTGGTCTGGCCACCGCCGCGAGCGTCGCGGACGTCGCGACGGGCGCGGCGGAGGCCGCCGAGCTCGCGCTGCTGGCCCGCCAATTGCGCCGTCCCACCGGCATTTACCGGATGAGCGAGCTGGCGCTGCAATATCAGCTGGCCAGGCCGGGGCCCGCGCGGGCGTGGCTGCTGGGCCTGCTCGCCCCGCTGCTGGCCCATCCGCATCTGCTGGAGGCGTTGCGCGCGTTGATCGCCCACGACTACAACCGGCAGGAGGCGGCGGCTTCCCTTGTGTTGCATCGCAATACGCTCAACTACCGACTGGGCCGGATCGCCACGATCACCGGATACGATCCGGGAAGGCCGGATCACGCCCAGCTTTTCGCCGCCGCGCTCACCATGCGGGATCTCGCCGACGCCGACTGA
- a CDS encoding chitinase produces the protein MRLAAIGIGLLLGLTGFAPAATARDNSTPADSTCATKPRPTGQVLQGYWENWDGASNGVHPGMGWIPITDSRIAGHGYNVINAAFPVIESDGTALWQDGMDQSVKVATPAEMCQAKAAGATILMSIGGAAAGIDLNSSAVADRFIATIVPILQTYNFDGIDIDLETGLTGSGDINTLSTSQANLERIIDGILAQMPAGFGLTMAPETAYVTGGSVTYGSIWGAYLPIIKKYADNGRLWWLNMQYYNGSMYGCSGDSYQAGTVQGFTVQTDCLATGLTVQGTTVTVPYDKQVPGLPAQPGAGGGYMSPDLVAQAWNHYGSALKGLMTWSINWDGSRGWTFGDNVRSLQGRSAAAG, from the coding sequence ATGCGCTTGGCGGCGATCGGAATCGGGCTGCTGCTCGGCCTGACCGGATTCGCCCCCGCCGCGACGGCGCGGGACAACAGCACACCGGCGGACAGCACCTGCGCGACCAAGCCGCGCCCGACAGGTCAAGTGCTGCAAGGCTATTGGGAGAACTGGGACGGCGCCTCCAATGGCGTGCACCCCGGTATGGGGTGGATCCCGATCACCGATTCCCGCATCGCCGGACACGGCTACAACGTGATCAACGCGGCGTTCCCGGTCATCGAATCGGATGGCACCGCGCTGTGGCAGGACGGGATGGACCAGAGCGTCAAGGTCGCGACCCCTGCGGAGATGTGTCAGGCCAAGGCGGCGGGCGCGACCATCCTGATGTCCATCGGCGGCGCGGCGGCCGGTATCGACCTCAATTCCAGTGCGGTCGCCGACCGGTTCATCGCGACCATCGTGCCGATATTGCAGACCTACAACTTCGACGGCATCGATATCGACCTGGAAACCGGCCTCACCGGCTCCGGCGACATCAATACGCTGTCCACCTCGCAGGCGAACCTCGAGCGGATCATCGACGGCATCCTGGCGCAGATGCCCGCCGGCTTCGGCCTGACCATGGCGCCGGAGACCGCCTACGTCACCGGCGGCAGCGTCACCTACGGCTCGATCTGGGGCGCGTACCTGCCGATCATCAAGAAGTACGCGGACAACGGCCGACTCTGGTGGCTGAACATGCAGTACTACAACGGCAGCATGTACGGCTGCTCCGGCGATTCGTACCAGGCGGGGACCGTCCAGGGGTTCACCGTGCAAACGGATTGCCTGGCAACGGGTTTGACCGTGCAGGGCACCACCGTCACCGTGCCGTACGACAAGCAGGTCCCCGGCCTGCCCGCACAACCGGGCGCGGGCGGCGGCTATATGTCGCCGGATCTGGTCGCGCAAGCGTGGAACCATTACGGCTCGGCGCTGAAGGGCCTGATGACCTGGTCCATCAACTGGGATGGCTCGCGGGGCTGGACCTTCGGCGATAATGTCCGGTCGCTTCAGGGTCGCAGCGCGGCGGCGGGCTGA
- a CDS encoding aminotransferase codes for MRLNPLAIEAIYSPIASAHALLGQRAGRLDLLDLAQAVPQYPPAPEVVEHIAATARDPHGAAYVATAGLPALREAFAAELTADYRGLVRPEHVIITAGCNQAFCLVASALAAPGDEIVLSLPYYFNHDMWLRMTGITPVYLDPGPDLIPRPEAAEALITPRTRAILVVTPGNPSGVTVPPERIAALAEVAARHDIALILDETYRSFRDTTEPPHPLFADPEWTRTVVGLHSFSKDLAIPGYRVGAVVASTELGAEVAKLLDCVAICAPRIGQEAALAGLRSAGPWRRARARDIAVRRHRFTEVMAGRPGGYEMLSTGGFFGWIRHPFAGRSTEDVVRELILEYDTLVIPGTAFMPDDRGTIRVSFSNTDPDSITEFAGRLAASGRQPAAALRP; via the coding sequence ATGCGATTGAACCCGTTGGCAATCGAGGCCATCTACTCGCCGATCGCCAGCGCGCACGCCCTGCTCGGCCAGCGCGCCGGGCGGCTGGACCTGCTCGATCTGGCACAGGCGGTGCCGCAGTACCCGCCCGCCCCCGAGGTCGTCGAGCATATCGCCGCCACCGCGCGCGACCCGCACGGCGCGGCCTATGTGGCCACCGCCGGGCTACCCGCCCTGCGCGAGGCGTTCGCCGCCGAGCTGACCGCCGACTACCGCGGCCTGGTCCGTCCAGAACACGTGATCATCACCGCCGGGTGCAACCAGGCCTTCTGTCTGGTCGCGTCGGCGCTGGCCGCGCCCGGCGACGAGATCGTGCTGAGCCTGCCGTACTACTTCAACCACGACATGTGGCTGCGGATGACCGGCATCACGCCGGTCTACCTCGATCCGGGCCCCGATCTGATTCCGCGACCCGAGGCGGCCGAGGCGCTGATCACCCCGCGCACCAGGGCGATACTCGTTGTGACGCCGGGCAATCCGAGCGGCGTCACGGTGCCGCCCGAGCGGATCGCGGCGCTGGCGGAGGTGGCGGCGCGCCACGATATCGCGCTGATCCTCGACGAGACCTACCGCTCGTTCCGCGACACCACCGAGCCGCCGCATCCGCTGTTCGCCGACCCGGAGTGGACCCGCACCGTCGTCGGCCTGCACAGCTTCTCCAAGGATCTCGCCATCCCCGGCTACCGGGTCGGCGCGGTGGTCGCGTCCACCGAACTGGGCGCCGAGGTCGCCAAACTGCTTGACTGCGTTGCGATCTGCGCGCCGCGGATCGGCCAGGAGGCCGCGCTGGCCGGTCTCCGGTCGGCCGGACCGTGGCGGCGCGCCCGAGCCCGCGATATCGCCGTGCGGCGGCACCGGTTCACCGAGGTGATGGCCGGTCGGCCCGGCGGCTACGAAATGCTTTCCACCGGTGGATTTTTCGGTTGGATACGGCATCCGTTCGCCGGGCGGTCCACCGAGGATGTGGTGCGCGAGCTGATTCTCGAATACGACACCCTGGTCATCCCGGGCACCGCGTTCATGCCGGACGACCGCGGCACCATCCGGGTCAGCTTCAGCAATACCGATCCGGATTCGATCACCGAATTCGCCGGACGGCTCGCCGCCTCCGGCCGTCAGCCCGCCGCCGCGCTGCGACCCTGA